Part of the Nicotiana tabacum cultivar K326 chromosome 20, ASM71507v2, whole genome shotgun sequence genome, TTGCTACTTGCTTTTTTTCCCCATTTTTTCTTGAGGGGAAGGTCTATCAAAGACAACATTTCTGTCTTCTCAAGATAGAGTTAAAGTCTTTGGACACATTACCCTCTTCAGACCCTACTTATAAGATTACACTGAgttggttattattgttgtaagCCAATTATAGGGTATCTCAAGAGTAGAGTCTCAAGACTAGCAAATTAAAAATTTCTTAGTAGCGCTACATCGTGTAGTTTGTAATATTTGCAAAGAACCAAACAGATGAATACTCTAAATTTGAACCCTAAAGTTAAAAATCCTCAGGAGCTCTCAAGTGTTGAAGCCTATGTTTAGCCCTACTAATTAAGCGAGTAATATCAAATGGGGGGCCAAGGTTAGGTGCTTATCTTAGAATGATGATCCACCAACAAGTTTTAATAGTTTAAAAAAATGGTGATATTATTCTGTTTGTTGATcaagaattctattttttgggaAATATCATGGTcgtttaattttagtttatttaatAAGGCTCATTTGAATCGAATTAGTGCTTTTTAGATCATGCATGCCATCAGAGGGGCAAGTGCACATATAGTTATTTTCGGAGATGTTATTTAGAGATTAGCCAGTAATTATGTTGTCCTgtaattttaaactaaaaatcttaatttcaaaataattcagAATGTTTTTGTCCCGAAAAAATAAAACTCAGAATGTACtgactaattcctaaataacGGCTACCTGGTGTTATTTCTACGCCATCAGACTACATCCCTCGAGCTAAGTTGGGTGCCAGGTTCtggttaaaataataataataataataatataggctaaatacttttattttattttatgcaaCTTTTGCAGATGTTCAATTACTATTTTTTGAAAATGCTCATCATTAATGTAATACTTTAACTTTTAATCAAAATTCATAGATATTTTGTTAGTGAAGGATTAAATTCTACCCAAATTTATCACTCAAAAGCttaaaattttttaataaaaagttATATCAATCAATAATAAAAGAGACAAAAGCGCAGTAATCCCGTTCTATTCTGACTCCATATGTTTCCTATAGctactcttcttttttttctttcgttTACAGATTTTTCCTTTAACTTTTTTCCTTTCCCATAAAGCATCAacctttttctctctctcttctcccACCGCATTTTTCACTTTCACCTTCACACACACACAATTTGGCTTTATTTGTGctttccttctctctctctctctccactgGCAAGAAGAGAATAGACCAACccccaccctctctctctctctctcacataGAATATAGTATTAGTACATACCAAGTATTTATCTATTTGAGCTTCTTCTTTTTTGCAATTTATATTACCAAGTCTGTGAATTGTCAGCTTCTGTTCTAGCATTTTTTTGTGCGTCGTTGGTTGATATACAAATTTGTACATAACTACATTTTGAGTACTCGACTGTATATGTGttagagtgtgtgtgtgtgtgaaggaAAAAGAGCAGAAAGGAGGGAGAAAGATTGTTGTGTAGCAGAGTATAATTTGCTGAAATTGTGAAGTTAGAAAGtaaaacaaagcaaaaaaaaaaattaaatagatataATGGGGTCAGAGCAGAATAGATTTCCGCAGCAGCAAGGACCGCCACTTCCTTCTCGGGTACTCTCATTTTTCAGATCTACTTTCTCTCTGTATATGTgttagtgtatgtgtgtgtggaTTAAAATTTGTGCATCTATTATGGCTTATTATATTACTTAGATTGTGTGCTAGAATCACTTTCCCAAGCAGATCtgacttttttgttgaaatgGAGCAAATTGGGATGGCATTTATCTAATTAATAGTAGCTCTGCACAGTGATAGATCTCTTTTCCTCTGTGATTAATGCAGTTATTCTCACTTATAAAAAACGGATTTTAAGTTATATGCACTGACTGACAATgtattaaagtaaaaaaaaaaaattacactatcGGTGTAATTTAACCGCAGGTTACTTACCGTTTATTATAAGTTATCACTATTAAATAGAGTTACTTGCGAGAGTTCAAGTTATATACACTGCCGGTGTAAGGATTTTTAAATCATAAGGTCTGTTTTACAAGTAATCGGCCTTATTTCATGATTACAAATCCCACATTTTTAGGAGTGTTACCTGTAAATATCTTTATGGTAACCTGATAATGTAAAAAATACCTTACACTGATGGTGTATATAATTTACCTTTTAAGTAAGCTGGttgtataaattatttttacacTGTTAgtgcatagaacttaaactcaAAAATAATTCTCTTAGGCATAGAGCTGCAAGGATAATGATAGGCTAAAACcaagttttatttttttgtttatttggtGTAAATGTGATttttccaaagaaaaattgtcctACTTCATAAGCTATGTTGGGTTTGCCTCTTTGCTACTCATGTGGCATTTGCTCTGGGAGCTGGTAATGAAAATTTAACTGTATGTGGACCATAGTATTTTTTTAGATGTATGAAAAGGATTATGCAGCTGATACATGAGTCAAATGAACTGGTGGTAGAAAGAATAAGTGGTTTTTCATTATGACATAAGATACCATCAGAGAATCTGAATTATCACTTTCGCTGTTTATGATTTCTGCACTTCGGTCTGAATTTTGTGTTTATGATCTTTCTTTACTGTTGTTCTTGGATTTTGCATGTGTACCACTTAGACAGCCTCTCACAGTGAATGCTTTTTTCCAGATATTGCATGAAACTAGCTAAGCACCTTTCAAACGGCATCTTCCCCTCTTTTTCCGTTTATATGTTAAATTAGATCCCAACTGCTAATGCTTTAATCTTTGACAGCGTAAACGATGGGGAGGATGTTTGGGAGGATTGTCTTGTTTCGGAAGACAAAAAGGTGGAAAGCGTATAGTACCTTCATCTCGTATTCCCGAGGCCAATTCGCTACCAAATCAGCAGAATGTACCCCAAGCTGGTGGGTTGAATAATCAGACTGCAGCTCTTTTAGCTCCACCATCGTCACCAGCATCCTTTTCGAATTCAGCGCTCCCTTCAACAGCTCAATCACCAAGCTGTTTTTTATCTAGTAATTCGCCAGGTGGTCCTTCAAATGCTATGTTTGCCACTGGTCCATATGCTCATGAGACACAGTTGGTATCCCCTCCTGTATTCTCAAACTTCACCACTGAGCCATCTACTGCTCCTTTCACACCTCCACCTGAGTTGGCCCACCTGACTACCCCCTCTTCCCCAGATGTGCCTTTCGCTCGGTTCCTCTCCTCTTCAGTGAATGTTAAAGCCACAGACAAGACCAACTACATTGGTGCTAATGATCTTCAAGCTACCTACTCTCTCTATCCAGGAAGTCCTGCTACTACTCTCAGATCCCCTGTTTCGAGGGTGTCAGGTGATTGCCTGTCATCGTCTTATGCTGAAAGGGAACTTCCTCAGTTGGATCCTTCTATTCCTTCTTCCGAGGCCAAGCATCCAGGCCCTGATTCAAGCACCTCAAAGTTGTCTCAAGATTCAAATTTCTTCTGTCCAGCTACATTTGCCCAATTTTACATCGACCATTCTTTATTTCCTCATTCTGGTGGAAGGCTGAGCGTTTCCAAAGAATCTGATGCTTATTCAAATAACGGGAATGGCCACCAGAGTAGGCAGAACAAACCCTCTAAACAAGATGCAGAGGAAGTTGAAGCTTACAGAGCATCCTTTGGATTCAGTGCTGATGAGATTGTTACTACAACACAGTATGTGGAGATTTCTGATGTTGCATTAGATGATCCCTTTAGCATGATCCCTTTTACTATGTCAACAGCTGAGGGAACAAAAGGAGGGAATATCTCTAATATGGCATCTCCTCAGCACTGCAAACCAGGGATAAATCATTTCGAAGGAGCAGGCAATTGCGTGAAAGGTGCACGATCTTTTACTCCCTTGCTAGTTTGAAATAGAAACAGTTGGTATGAAGATATGGTCAAATggattttctctcttttttctgacCTTCATCATGAGATTTCAAGATTTATGTTTCTTCTGGTTTCTCTGCCATTAATAGTAGTTACAGGTTCCTTTTATTTCATGCTAGTATTTATATTGTTTATACTTTACAGTTTCCAAATTCAGTTTAAAAATATTCATGGAACACTAGTAAGTAATTATATGCTTATTACTATTGCAATCAAAAGCTTGGCCGTTCTACAATAACCATTACATATTCCGGGATCTTTAAACAACTCTGTATGATCTGGATATTGTTAAAGACTTGGACTGACTTCTTCTTCTATCTTCTTCATCCACAGATCATATGTCACCAAAGCAATCTGTAGATGTTTTTAAGCAAATTGAACCTGCTAAGCATGCTATGAGTGACGATGAAGGCATCTTCTCCAAAATGGGAACTTTAAGACTCAGTCGGAAATATGACCCTGGTTTATCAAGCTCTGATGCGGAGATAGACTACAGGAGAGGAAGAAGCTTGAGAGAAAGAAAAGGCAATATTGCATGGTAGCACTACTCTTTAGAATCTTAGTCTTATTTGCTAAATTGCATggttttcttcttttgcttttgttGAGGGTCTTTCACAGGTGATCTAACCTCAGTCGCAGAAATCCCCTACGTCCTCGTGTGTTCCGCTGTTTTGTTGAAGAATGTATTGTCTATATTTTAAGGTCCTCCGTAAGTTATGTATGTCAAAAGTCCTAGCTATATATTTTCAGCTATTAACGTCGTTAGGAGTGGAATGGATCCTGGAACCTTTTGTACAGTGGCTTGTGTATGCTTGCTTCAAAATGCTTTAGGCTTGAAGTCCTTGGAGATGTATGCATTTCAACCAGGTATATTGCTTTCAAGACAATGTTTTTGATGATTTGGCTCTTAGACACCATTTATTGGATGAGAATCCACAATTATTTCACAGTACCAAATGATGTGCTACTTCTGATCCTCTTTTTCTCGTATTATCTCTTACCAATAAAGTAGCCAtaagtaggggtgttcaaaccgaaccggaaaatcgcaccaaatcgaaaaaccaaaccaaatcgattaaaaaacccgactagatttggtttgacttggtttggtattgagtaaaaaaaaacgaaccaaatcgacatataaatatataaattttatttttaagactttatagtgatttttctttagaaaatatagaaatatttgggatcctctcatgtattaaccttgaaagcgtaaatTAATGTAagattattgttagacgactaagaaaataactatcatttgttactaaaaaaattctcccattagaatTTTTTAATAGTTCATGTTTGTTAATTTTTTCTATATTTACTAAACATACATTCActtatcaaagctttatctataattttaataaagtaagattgaaataaatgtaataaaaaaaacccgaaaaacctgacaaaaccgaaccaatccaaaccgatataattgattttgtttggttttgataaaaaccgaaccaacccggtccatgtacacccctagccATAAGCCGTGAATATGCAAAATAGCTATTCCTATTTATTATTTCTCAAAAACAATCTGCTAACACATCAAAAACTATAGACATTTTTTAGACGATTGACTCTGAAAACACATTTTCACCTGGTGTAAAAACTACATTTGGTGGaatttctctctctactttctcGAGCTCTCAGGCACACTCCCCGAGGGGCCTGAGAAAAAGGAATCTTGAGAATCCATAGACACCATTAGCACGGATATTCAATTCCGACCGACCCTCTGAAAACAGCTCCGACAAACAACACCGCACGCGCCACCACGCGCGGCTCATTCCGGGGAGGCAAAaaccacgcgccggcgcgtgagcCCAATCCCGgccaattttcaaaattttcaatttggACAGAACACTCGCTGGGAAATTCCGAGTACATCCATACATTTAG contains:
- the LOC107795564 gene encoding uncharacterized protein At1g76660, which translates into the protein MGSEQNRFPQQQGPPLPSRRKRWGGCLGGLSCFGRQKGGKRIVPSSRIPEANSLPNQQNVPQAGGLNNQTAALLAPPSSPASFSNSALPSTAQSPSCFLSSNSPGGPSNAMFATGPYAHETQLVSPPVFSNFTTEPSTAPFTPPPELAHLTTPSSPDVPFARFLSSSVNVKATDKTNYIGANDLQATYSLYPGSPATTLRSPVSRVSGDCLSSSYAERELPQLDPSIPSSEAKHPGPDSSTSKLSQDSNFFCPATFAQFYIDHSLFPHSGGRLSVSKESDAYSNNGNGHQSRQNKPSKQDAEEVEAYRASFGFSADEIVTTTQYVEISDVALDDPFSMIPFTMSTAEGTKGGNISNMASPQHCKPGINHFEGAGNCVKDHMSPKQSVDVFKQIEPAKHAMSDDEGIFSKMGTLRLSRKYDPGLSSSDAEIDYRRGRSLRERKGNIAW